A window of Polypterus senegalus isolate Bchr_013 chromosome 14, ASM1683550v1, whole genome shotgun sequence contains these coding sequences:
- the LOC120515033 gene encoding P2Y purinoceptor 1-like, whose product MFEFLRTDDRHTCVRIEDLRRGRAVFHRFTNPVPVGKMNVSFTAANLTALQEPAVNISQQLCNLSKSLTSTFLPNVYVIVFCIGLVGNCLGLRSLFRNWKRLGNLSIFVLNLGVADLLYVFTLPFLVHYYAMHRHWPFGPSFCKVTRFCFNLNLYGSIGFLTCISVYRCLGIVHPMEVMGRIRNHHSVSICALVWILVIAVISPDLYFDKTLPGLTNGSCYDTTTNDYISAYLHYSLVWTILGFCVPLVIILGCYGHIAIVLSRNKNVEPSLKQKCLRLVVILVVLFVVCFIPYHVLRNWNLRNRALQLKGQCKPAFDRIYTAYQVSRGLASMNSAFNPLVYLITNDDFQTRVSELSQRAVAILKERKRPEGLPDKSDSNEMKTLDVCGQ is encoded by the coding sequence ATGTTTGAATTTCTACGCACGGACGACAGGCACACGTGTGTCCGTATTGAGGATCTACGGCGTGGGAGAGCTGTTTTTCACCGCTTTACCAATCCAGTGCCCGTTGGTAAAATGAATGTGTCGTTCACCGCAGCCAACCTAACCGCTTTGCAGGAGCCCGCGGTGAACATCAGCCAGCAGCTGTGTAACTTGAGCAAATCCTTAACATCAACTTTCCTGCCTAATGTGTATGTGATCGTTTTTTGCATTGGATTAGTCGGAAACTGTCTGGGGCTGAGGAGTCTGTTCCGTAATTGGAAGAGACTGGGTAACCTCAGCATATTTGTCCTCAATTTGGGGGTGGCGGATTTGCTGTACGTCTTCACCCTGCCTTTCCTGGTGCACTACTATGCCATGCACCGACACTGGCCCTTCGGACCGAGCTTCTGTAAAGTTACGCGCTTCTGCTTTAATTTGAACTTGTACGGGAGCATCGGCTTTCTCACCTGCATCAGCGTGTACCGTTGTTTGGGAATTGTACATCCCATGGAGGTAATGGGACGTATCCGGAACCACCACTCGGTCTCTATTTGCGCATTAGTTTGGATTTTGGTCATTGCTGTAATTTCCCCCGATTTGTATTTTGATAAAACATTACCGGGTTTAACCAATGGCAGTTGCTATGACACCACCACTAACGATTACATCTCCGCATATTTGCACTACAGCCTTGTCTGGACCATCCTGGGCTTCTGTGTACCCCTGGTCATTATTTTGGGGTGCTACGGACACATCGCAATTGTTCTCTCTAGAAATAAAAACGTGGAGCCGTCGCTGAAGCAGAAATGCCTGAGACTTGTCGTGATCCTCGTCGTCCTGTTTGTGGTTTGTTTCATTCCCTACCACGTCCTCAGGAACTGGAATTTAAGAAACAGGGCTCTGCAGTTGAAGGGACAATGCAAGCCGGCATTCGACAGGATCTACACCGCCTACCAAGTGAGCCGGGGATTGGCGTCAATGAACAGCGCCTTCAACCCCCTGGTCTATCTGATAACCAACGACGACTTCCAGACGCGAGTCAGCGAGCTTAGCCAGCGGGCGGTGGCAATCTTGAAGGAACGCAAAAGGCCCGAGGGACTGCCAGATAAGTCGGACTCGAACGAGATGAAGACTCTGGACGTGTGCGGACAGTGA